From one Amia ocellicauda isolate fAmiCal2 chromosome 17, fAmiCal2.hap1, whole genome shotgun sequence genomic stretch:
- the LOC136712805 gene encoding uncharacterized protein LOC136712805, which yields MPLSSKDVTNAVAKRLKYYVEVERREDGFDLSPVEPSTAMELPLMVPGKLHDRSLKHYFSEPGVRVALQMGSHRGVSGGHSEPTYSQHTVSDGNRSHKSRTRLSNDVVSGERNARSRYKYRRNRAPHYWPEYASLYRRVPPPFVTRGELVRLVSSASRLIVSTEVVQLAPNEKESSRVKVRSQSKACTEKQISLPHIQDGGDTKKKEQNLWVKPGIGASGSHRMSSLRVGSANSNGEPHGGGGRHCTGANKKKVNSLGEGVETNKSRPDQRRKSENKDTYRTSQEEALNVSERDGGVGTVLGEQAKRKPARVALGTAFPLEAETEMSQTGSFQGDGEVRAKEVAEAEQDLRAEQKSRKGAKQESSVTENEQDSNEESGLALEQKAGVCSLVGANKEEGERPSSCVPKTGESPASCVALQTLPAVGMKSNVIEQPETPGSELGMEHGSIPTGCTCEDRVENRAAEVPQRQSLLRDCLAISGDTDSSSSRNSSSKSDSEDERNIEEPAPHLGQQGGEEASISPAEEEGQTKVTESNVPATHQLGCPQEHSKQSRDAQLGFGEPTPPLDQESTLQEKTEGVFSPDVLSPQGEQRQETPSREESNLNPQKPPEEQGEEGTGRRKVFPYISLRTPSTELRDEVNDSDRAGAVEHDLSLDEENFPPLSPTELFKRPSPMTSPRDTDTMVLLMADTRSVLSDVSDSDNLHNPA from the exons AtgcccctgtcttcaaaggatGTCACCAATGCAGTTGCCAAAAGACT AAAGTATTATGTAGAGGTGGAAAGGAGAGAAGATGGGTTCGACCTTTCACCTGTAGAGCCCTCCACTGCCATGGAG CTCCCTCTGATGGTCCCAGGGAAGCTGCACGACCGCAGCCTGAAGCACTACTTCAGTGAGCCAGGGGTCCGAGTGGCCCTGCAGATGGGCAGCCACAGAGGGGTGTCAGGCGGACACAGTGAACCCACCTACAGCCAGCACACTGTCTCTGATGGCAACCGCAGTCACAAGAGCAGGACACGGCTCTCT AATGATGTCGTCTCTGGGGAGAGGAATGCGAGATCACGCTACAAGTACAGGCGGAACAG AGCACCACACTATTGGCCGGAGTATGCGTCACTCTACCGGCGAGTCCCTCCTCCCTTTGTCACCAGGGGAGAGCTGGTGCGACTGGTGTCCTCAGCATCCAGACTTATAGTGTCCACG GAGGTGGTGCAGCTGGCTCCCAATGAGAAAGAGAGCTCCAGAGTCAAAGTGAGAAGTCAATCAAAGGCTTGCACAGAG AAGCAGATCTCCTTGCCCCACATACAGGATGGAGGTG ATACAAAGAAGAAGGAGCAGAACCTGTGGGTGAAGCCTGGCATTGGGGCATCAGGGAGTCACAGGATGTCTTCTCTCAGGGTTGGCAGCGCTAATTCCAACGGGGAACcacatggaggaggaggaaggcacTGCACTGGagcaaataagaaaaaagtgaATTCATTAGGTGAGGGAGTGGAAACCAACAAGAGCAGGCCGGACCAGAGAAGGAAATCCGAAAACAAAGACACCTACAGGACATCCCAGGAGGAGGCTCTGAACGTCTCTGAGAGGGATGGAGGTGTGGGGACAGTGTTGGGAGAGCAGGCCAAAAGAAAGCCTGCGAGGGTGGCCTTGGGGACAGCTTTTCCACTGGAAGCAGAAACTGAGATGAGTCAAACAGGAAGCTTCCAGGGTGATGGAGAGGTCAGGGCGAAGGAGGTGGCAGAAGCAGAGCAAGACCTCAGGGCAGAACAAAAGAGCAGAAAGGGTGCAAAACAGGAGTCGAGTGTGACCGAGAATGAACAAGATAGCAATGAAGAGAGTGGATTGGCTCTGGAGCAGAAGGCAGGAGTATGTTCCCTGGTTGGAGCCAACaaggaggaaggagagagaccAAGTAGCTGTGTCCCAAAGACAGGGGAGAGTCCTGCCTCCTGTGTGGCGCTCCAGACTCTGCCTGCAGTGGGGATGAAGTCAAATGTGATTGAACAGCCAGAGACTCCAGGCAGCGAGTTGGGGATGGAGCATGGCAGCATTCCCACTGGCTGTACCTGTGAGGACAGGGTTGAGAACAGAGCAGCTGAGGTTCCTCAAAGGCAGTCCCTCCTGAGAGACTGCCTGGCCATATCTGGAGAcacagacagcagcagcagcagaaacagcagcagcaagtcaGACTCTGAGGATGAGAGAAACATAGAGGAACCTGCACCACATCTTGGGCAGCAGGGAGGGGAAGAAGCAAGCATCTCCCCTGCTGAGGAAGAAGGGCAGACAAAGGTAACAGAAAGTAATGTTCCTGCCACACATCAGCTAGGATGTCCTCAGGAGCACAGCAAGCAATCAAGAGACGCACAGTTGGGCTTTGGCGAGCCGACACCCCCTTTGGATCAAGAGTCGACTTTGCAAGAGAAGACAGAAGGTGTTTTCAGCCCCGATGTACTATCCCCTCAAGGGGAGCAGAGGCAGGAGACACCAAGCAGAGAGGAAAGCAATTTGAATCCACAAAAACCTCCTGAGGAACAGGGTGAGGAAGGAACAGGAAGACGCAAGGTGTTTCCCTATATCAGTTTACGAACGCCATCCACGGAGTTGAGAGACGAGGTGAATGACAGTGACAGGGCAGGAGCTGTGGAACATGATCTGAGCTTGGATGAGGAGAACTTTCCCCCACTTTCCCCAACAGAATTGTTTAAACGCCCCTCACCCATGACTAGCCCAAGGGACACGGACACCATGGTCTTGCTGATGGCCGATACTAGATCAGTTCTCTCAGATGTATCAGATTCAGACAATTTGCACAATCCTGCCTAA